A genomic region of Notamacropus eugenii isolate mMacEug1 chromosome 3, mMacEug1.pri_v2, whole genome shotgun sequence contains the following coding sequences:
- the LOC140532840 gene encoding phenolphthiocerol/phthiocerol polyketide synthase subunit C-like: MMETDDRIAIVGIGCNFPGGEGTDNFWQVLVKGQNCTTEIPSERFNAEQWYDANDNTPGKSRTKAAALTEGFNEFDNKLFGISDSEAERIDPQQKLLLECSYRALEDAGIPTEDVAGSRIGVFVGLMNQDFATMTHNFSNTVNHYDVTGSPASIAANRISYVFHLTGPSLSIDTACSSSLVALHFASLAIKQGDCEAALCGGVSCILDPTLYVVLSKAKMISPEGMSRPFSKSADGYGRGEGCGIVLLKPLKKALEDCNKIWGVISFSAVNQDGRSVTPITRPSQMQQEKLLESIYSSHINPSVVQYIEAHGTGTAVGDRTEAESIGNIIGRRRSRSAPPLKIGSVKGNIGHTESAAGIAGLIKVVLMMKHEKIVPSLHYSESGSSINIEKLNLSIPTTVEKWEESTEFGRVAGINSFGFGGTNAHIIVEQFKQQSQYIPSKRPYEIVVLSAASSKSLKFIMEDTAQQMHQNDHVSLQSLAYTSACRRSHANYKYRKAFVTTSLGNLEQQLISATEVQISHAKGTPHLVFVFCGNGAHYKGMGKVLLRSEPVFREKCQEVSNLFLQYAPIRLLDLIEEEFDDFSRPEITQPLLFLIQVALASLLKFWGIEPLTIVGHSVGEIAAAHCAGHLTLEDAVKIIYFRSNFQAKVTGGKMLVVGNIPTEEISKSLAPHSGKVCVAAFNSPNSCTLSGEAVVINALREELFQKFGARNIFLFELEVPVAYHSHMVDPIIMDITESIKDLVKQEPKVEIISTVTGQRASGEDFATGKYWARNIREPVAFTQAIKASAEGKDNIMFIEIAPKQVLQRNIKETLGKQSVVLPALKTEKDYETLFALVENLFESGYNINWPHFYIGLKAVPTEYPRYKFDRQNLNTYLKSIQQQHSRASSNHPLISSANNNLEITCTISQNTAPYVYEHKNNGVPLVPGALFAEVGLASIMINSSPKIPVSACQLSINFVSPCVVNQDSLDLQVKLELKKTATEFKILSSSSVAFATGQVTKIPEGNVNKSKLVSLDNIFQRCKSVLAMEEVYETLSLIGFQYGAIFKQLGDISYCDELKEGIATLRVNEATRREMHDYHIHPVVLDCFLQMTAVIASRATKTRGKPAFPSSIGSLVVFRSLEEEMKIYMKANKSTENYLETCGFFTDKHGQILAELKHVRNTYMTKASANDDFLFENKWIPISPVPAADYSLESPQFLVFADKFGIAQQLKKYLHSQSKYITFEEWETIQKFEKSERDIMRKTIQGFHNVLFMWGIQKFNENSPGIAIMKESAKCCETFRQVILALREQNTHSSVTLITYRTTSNIVDHINPGFALSGMTRCCFVEVPEITFKMIDISYTTTQNIASLAEAVIKYKGEDYPELWIDQGRMYITEVRRTPFELPSDSQLPKDPETSGMFTLYTADPYKAIDLSAQVTEPEIIHLENHTIEVQVKSICIHSEDYFPVSISSSTFGNTLYWTEHTVEKHQLLALDFSGTVTKIGKGVKEVEVGDHIATCFPVVASSRVLISEMSCFKTKKLPIFRNTPCVSYFIIAWKIFTQILPRPKKFASLAVICTHPGSILGQVLTLAANDMGWKARLLSPSPDLHKIVKQCQALILLPSLTSSSKEILSDLSNHRYLVVLHGSHQPEFLQQLFHNNPDHIQVHTLNVSLIFQKSTLIHNNRAVFQWAKSMTFPKNTNFTYSIFQSIGSLAFPEPSFLSYFTCPALLLVVLKRRLSETEVSEIPKNAARKKFFQPNAVYIVAGGLSGLGFETVRFIVQNGGGSVVILSRKRPNAEQQQEIQSLENQNNVSKIISLQCDVSVHSEVNEVITSIGNIFPKAPIKGVFHSAVVLDDGHLEALNLTRFEKVLSPKVAGVINLHCATRGHKLDYFVCHSSVASFLGNAMQINYAAANSFLDFFCHYRRNCGLAGQSINWGALNLGLLLNKTNLQKFLASKGILTLQKSEIYEYFEKGLLLNKPQQAIVKFDFKIMKNDFFSQFPSFRIRFANLALNEYKTLGETNTMAHQDSSQMVTKDYIYSLVSELSNTDLKDITMSTSLMSLGMDSMSAMTLQNKLFQDKNVDVPLIKLLDPNTTLMTIQSLLEGQSEEMVNDEGSDRNQSTYF; the protein is encoded by the exons ATTTAATGAATTTGACAACAAATTATTTGGAATCAGTGATTCAGAAGCTGAACGCATAGATCCACAACAAAAATTACTCCTAGAATGTTCCTATAGAGCCCTGGAGGATGCTGGAATCCCAACAGAGGATGTGGCAGGATCCAGAATCGGTGTTTTTGTTG GTCTTATGAATCAAGACTTTGCAACTATGACTCACAACTTTTCAAATACTGTGAACCATTATGATGTCACTGGATCTCCAGCAAGTATTGCTGCAAACAGGATCTCATATGTTTTTCACTTAACTGGACCATCTCTTTCCATAGATACTGCCTGTTCATCATCTCTTGTTGCTCTACATTTTGCCTCCCTCGCAATTAAACAAG GAGACTGTGAGGCAGCTCTTTGTGGAGGTGTGAGCTGTATTTTAGACCCTACACTATATGTAGTATTAAGTAAAGCCAAAATGATATCTCCTGAGGGGATGAGTAGACCCTTTTCTAAAAGCGCAGATGGCTATGGAAGAGGAGAAGGCTGTGGTATTGTCTTACTGAAGCCACTAAAGAAG GCACTGGAAGACTGCAACAAAATCTGGGGCGTTATCAGCTTCAGTGCAGTGAATCAGGATGGACGATCAGTAACTCCTATCACCAGGCCCTCTCAGATGCAACAGGAGAAACTCCTAGAGAGCATTTATTCAAGTCATATCAACCCATCAGTTGTACAATACATCGAAGCTCATGGGACAGGAACAGCTGTTGGAGACCGTACTGAGGCAGAAAGCATAGGCAACATTATTGGCAGGAGACGATCGAGAAGCGCACCTCCTCTGAAAATTGGTTCAGTGAAAGGCAACATTGGTCACACTGAGTCAGCTGCTGGAATAGCAGGCCTAAttaaagttgttttgatgatgaaacatgaaaagattGTCCCATCTCTCCACTATTCAGAGAGTGGGAGTAGcataaatatagaaaaattaaatCTTTCCATCCCAACAACAGTAGAGAAATGGGAAGAGTCCACAGAATTTGGCAGAGTCGCTGGCATAAACAGCTTTGGATTTGGAGGGACCAATGCCCACATTATAGTTGAGCAGTTTAAACAGCAGTCTCAGTATATACCTTCTAAAAGACCCTATGAAATAGTTGTACTTTCTGCAGCTTCCAGTAAGTCCCTCAAGTTCATAATGGAAGACACAGCTCAACAAATGCATCAGAATGACCACGTATCTTTACAGAGTCTGGCCTACACATCTGCCTGTAGAAGAAGCCATGCCAactacaaatacagaaaagcttTTGTGACAACTTCCCTAGGAAATCTGGAGCAACAACTTATTTCAGCTACAGAAGTCCAAATATCTCACGCAAAAGGGACTCCCCACTTAGTATTTGTATTCTGTGGTAATGGGGCCCATTACAAGGGGATGGGCAAGGTCTTGCTTAGGTCAGAACCAGTGTTCAGAGAAAAATGCCAAGAAGTCTCCAATTTGTTTCTGCAATATGCACCTATCAGGTTGCTGGATTTAATAGAGGAAGAATTTGATGATTTTTCAAGACCTGAAATCACCCAACCCCTCCTCTTCCTAATCCAGGTGGCTTTAGCATCCCTCCTGAAGTTCTGGGGCATTGAACCTCTTACTATTGTGGGACACTCAGTGGGGGAAATAGCTGCTGCCCACTGTGCAGGGCATCTTACCCTTGAGGATGCTGTGAAGATTATTTACTTCAGGAGTAACTTCCAGGCAAAAGTTACTGGGGGGAAAATGCTAGTAGTTGGAAACATTCCCACAGAGGAAATCTCAAAATCCTTAGCCCCCCATTCTGGAAAGGTATGCGTTGCAGCCTTCAATAGTCCGAATTCCTGTACGTTGTCTGGAGAAGCAGTTGTGATAAATGCACTTCGTGAAGAACTATTTCAGAAATTTGGGGCAAGGAATATATTTCTCTTTGAGTTAGAAGTTCCTGTTGCTTATCATAGTCATATGGTGGACCCAATAATCATGGACATTACAGAGAGTATAAAGGATTTGGTGAAACAGGAACCAAAAGTGGAAATTATCTCAACAGTGACAGGACAAAGAGCTTCTGGAGAGGATTTCGCGACAGGTAAATATTGGGCCAGGAACATTCGAGAACCAGTTGCTTTCACACAGGCCATCAAAGCTTCAGCTGAAGGAAAGGATAACATAATGTTCATTGAAATAGCCCCTAAACAAGTATTACAAAGGAATATTAAAGAGACTTTAGGAAAACAAAGTGTTGTTTTGCCTGcactgaaaacagagaaagattatGAGACCCTTTTTGCACTGGTAGAAAATCTATTTGAATCGGGATATAATATCAATTGGCCACACTTCTACATTGGGTTGAAGGCAGTTCCAACAGAATATCCAAGATATAAATTTGATCGTCAGAATCTCAACACATACCTGAAAAGCATTCAGCAGCAGCACAGCAGAGCCAGTTCCAATCATCCTCTCATTAGCAGTGCAAATAACAACTTGGAAATCACCTGCACAATATCTCAGAATACAGCACCCTATGTTTATGAGCACAAAAACAATGGTGTGCCTTTGGTTCCAGGGGCCCTTTTTGCTGAAGTTGGCTTAGCTTCGATAATGATCAACTCAAGCCCTAAAATACCAGTAAGTGCATGTCAGCTGAGCATCAATTTTGTATCTCCCTGTGTGGTAAACCAAGATTCCCTTGACTTGCAGGTCAAACTTGAATTGAAAAAGACAGCAACTGAATTCAAAATACTCTCTTCATCATCTGTAGCTTTTGCAACAGGACAAGTTACAAAGATACCAGAAGGAAATGTAAACAAAAGCAAACTTGTCTCTCTTGATAACATCTTTCAAAGGTGTAAGTCAGTCTTAGCCATGGAGGAAGTTTATGAAACTCTTTCTCTTATTGGTTTTCAATATGGTGCCATTTTTAAACAACTAGGTGACATTTCATACTGTGATGAGCTAAAGGAAGGCATCGCAACCCTTAGAGTAAATGAGGCAACCAGAAGGGAAATGCATGACTATCACATTCACCCCGTGGTGCTAGACTGCTTCCTGCAGATGACAGCTGTTATTGCCAGCAGAGCCACAAAAACTAGAGGAAAGCCTGCATTTCCTTCTTCCATAGGCAGCCTTGTGGTCTTCAGATCcctggaagaggaaatgaagatATATATGAAAGCCAACAAGTCCACTGAGAACTACTTAGAGACCTGTGGATTTTTTACAGATAAACATGGCCAGATTTTGGCAGAATTGAAGCATGTTAGGAACACATATATGACAAAAGCATCTGCTAATGATGACTTCTTGTTTGAAAATAAATGGATACCAATCTCTCCAGTTCCAGCAGCTGACTATTCACTTGAATCACCGCAATTCTTGGTGTTTGCTGACAAATTTGGAATAGCTCAACAGCTAAAAAAATACTTGCACAGTCAGTCCAAGTATATTACATTTGAAGAGTGGGAAACaattcaaaaatttgaaaaatcagAAAGAGATATAATGAGAAAAACAATTCAGGGCTTCCACAATGTATTATTCATGTGGGGAATCcaaaaatttaatgaaaactCCCCAGGAATAGCAATCATGAAAGAGTCAGCTAAGTGTTGTGAGACATTTCGTCAAGTTATTTTGGCCTTGAGGGAGCAGAACACTCATTCTTCTGTGACACTAATCACTTACAGAACCACCTCAAACATCGTTGATCACATTAATCCTGGCTTTGCTCTGTCTGGCATGACAAGGTGCTGTTTTGTAGAAGTTccagaaatcacatttaaaatgaTAGATATCAGCTATACAACTACACAGAACATAGCAAGTTTAGCAGAAGCTGTCATTAAATATAAGGGGGAAGATTATCCTGAACTCTGGATTGATCAGGGAAGAATGTACATTACTGAAGTCAGGCGCACTCCCTTTGAACTGCCTTCTGACAGTCAACTTCCCAAGGATCCAGAGACTTCAGGAATGTTTACTTTATACACAGCAGATCCATATAAGGCAATAGATCTGTCTGCTCAGGTAACAGAACCTGAAATCATTCACCTTGAAAACCACACTATTGAAGTTCAAGTTAAGAGCATATGTATCCATTCAGAAGACTACTTTCCTGTTAGCATCTCTAGTTCGACCTTTGGAAACACTCTGTATTGGACAGAGCACActgtggaaaaacatcagttgctagcCCTGGACTTCAGTGGTACAGTAACCAAGATAGGCAAAGGAGTGAAAGAAGTAGAGGTTGGTGATCACATTGCCACATGCTTCCCAGTTGTTGCATCATCAAGGGTCTTAATTTCCGAGATGAGCTGtttcaaaaccaagaaattaccaatTTTTAGAAATACACCCTGTGtttcatatttcataatagcATGGAAAATTTTCACTCAGATATTGCCAAGACCAAAGAAGTTTGCCTCTTTAGCTGTTATCTGTACTCATCCAGGATCCATTTTAGGTCAAGTACTGACTTTGGCAGCTAACGACATGGGCTGGAAAGCCCGTCTTCTCTCACCCTCTCCTGATCTACACAAAATTGTGAAACAATGTCAGGCACTCATACTTCTGCCTTCGTTAACTAGCTCCTCCAAGGAAATTCTGTCTGACCTTTCAAACCACAGGTACCTGGTGGTTCTACACGGGAGTCACCAGCCTGAATTTCTGCAGCAGCTATTTCATAACAATCCTGATCATATCCAGGTTCACACCCTCAACGTCAGTTTAATTTTTCAGAAATCAACTTTAATACACAATAATAGAGCTGTCTTCCAGTGGGCAAAATCAATGACTTTTCCAAAGAACACAAACTTCACCTATTCTATTTTTCAATCCATTGGGTCTCTTGCATTCCCAGAGCCGTCTTTTCTCTCCTACTTCACTTGCCCAGCCCTCTTGCTAGTCGTATTGAAAAGAAGATTATCAGAAACTGAAGTTTCAGAAATACCTAAAAATgcagcaagaaagaaattctTTCAGCCAAATGCAGTTTATATTGTGGCAGGTGGACTCTCTGGCCTTGGCTTTGAAACAGTCAGATTTATTGTCCAGAACGGGGGCGGCTCTGTGGTGATTCTTTCAAGAAAGCGTCCAAATGCCGAGCAACAGCAGGAAATACAGTCTTTGGAAAATCAGAATAACGTCTCCAAGATCATCAGCTTGCAGTGTGATGTGAGTGTTCACTCTGAAGTAAACGAGGTGATTACTTCCATTGGTAACATCTTTCCAAAGGCTCCAATCAAAGGTGTGTTTCACAGCGCAGTTGTGTTGGATGATGGACATCTTGAAGCTCTGAACCTCACTCGCTTTGAGAAAGTATTAAGTCCCAAAGTTGCAGGAGTAATAAATCTTCATTGTGCTACTAGAGGGCATAAGCTGGATTATTTTGTCTGTCATTCATCTGTTGCTTCGTTCCTTGGCAATGCGATGCAAATTAATTACGCTGCTGCTAACTCCTTTCTAGATTTCTTCTGCCATTATCGGAGGAACTGCGGTCTTGCTGGTCAATCCATTAACTGGGGAGCCTTGAATCTTGGACTATTGCTAAACAAAACGAATCTTCAGAAGTTTCTAGCAAGCAAGGGAATACTTACTCTTCAGAAATCTGAAatttatgaatattttgaaaaaggCTTACTTTTAAATAAACCTCAGCAAGCCATcgttaaatttgattttaaaattatgaagaatGATTTCTTTAGTCAGTTTCCATCTTTCAGAATCCGATTTGCTAATCTTGCACTAAATGAATACAAAACACTGGGTGAAACTAATACCATGGCTCATCAAGACTCATCTCAGATGGTAACTAAAGATTACATCTATTCTCTAGTAAGTGAACTCAGTAATACCGATCTCAAGGACATTACAATGAGCACCTCTCTCATGTCACTGGGCATGGACTCTATGTCAGCTATGACCCTGCAGAATAAGCTCTTCCAAGACAAAAATGTGGATGTTCCTCTTATCAAATTACTTGACCCCAACACAACTCTGATGACCATTCAGTCACTTTTGGAGGGACAGTCAGAGGAAATGGTAAATGACGAAGGCAGTGATAGAAATCAAAGCACTTATTTTTAG